A genome region from Chitinivorax tropicus includes the following:
- a CDS encoding TRZ/ATZ family hydrolase has product MPQTIDTLISARWIVPIEPAGVCLKQHSLAIDKGRIVAILPTAEAPASYLARERVDLGSHVLMPGLINLHSHAAMSLLRGLADDLPLMDWLNHHIWPAESRLVRDEFVYEGTLLALAEMLRGGVTCVNDMYFYPGATARALLTAKMRGMIGLTVLEFPTHYASDAADYLHKGLSTRDEFNGEPLLGFTLAPHAPYTISDQTFGKVVTLSEELELPIHVHLHESQQEIIDSLKDYHVRPLARLKALGLLSPNLIGVHCVHLTTDEIHWLAQHGCHVAHNPTSNMKLASGIAPVSALLEAGVNVGIGTDSAASNNRLDMLAEIRMTALLAKAATLQAQTVPAHQALAMATLHGAKALGLDHLIGSLLPGKAADLCAIRLDDLETAPCFDPISHLVYAAGREHVTDVWVAGRRLLQNRELTTLNAAQLVARARAWRDKVRS; this is encoded by the coding sequence ATGCCGCAAACCATTGATACCTTGATCAGCGCCCGCTGGATTGTGCCCATCGAACCAGCCGGCGTGTGCCTCAAGCAACACAGCCTGGCCATCGACAAGGGGCGTATCGTTGCCATCCTGCCCACCGCAGAAGCGCCCGCCAGCTACCTCGCCCGCGAACGCGTCGATCTTGGCAGCCATGTGTTGATGCCTGGCCTGATCAATCTGCACAGCCACGCCGCGATGAGCCTGTTACGCGGGCTGGCAGACGATCTGCCGCTGATGGACTGGCTGAATCACCACATTTGGCCAGCGGAAAGCCGTTTGGTTCGAGATGAATTCGTGTATGAAGGCACGTTGCTCGCGCTGGCGGAGATGCTGCGCGGGGGCGTCACCTGCGTCAATGATATGTATTTCTACCCCGGCGCCACCGCCCGCGCCTTGTTGACTGCCAAGATGCGCGGCATGATCGGCCTGACCGTGCTGGAATTCCCGACCCACTATGCAAGCGATGCCGCAGACTATCTGCACAAGGGCCTGAGCACCCGCGACGAATTCAACGGCGAACCGCTGCTGGGGTTCACCCTGGCACCACACGCCCCCTATACCATTTCAGACCAGACCTTTGGCAAGGTGGTGACCCTGTCAGAAGAGCTGGAGCTACCGATCCACGTCCACCTGCATGAATCCCAGCAAGAGATCATCGACAGCCTGAAGGATTACCATGTCCGCCCGCTTGCCCGCCTCAAGGCATTGGGCCTGTTGTCCCCCAATCTGATCGGCGTGCACTGCGTCCATCTGACCACCGACGAGATCCATTGGCTGGCGCAGCACGGCTGCCATGTGGCGCACAACCCCACCTCGAACATGAAATTGGCCAGTGGCATCGCACCCGTCTCAGCCTTGCTGGAAGCAGGTGTCAATGTCGGCATCGGCACGGACAGCGCTGCCAGCAACAATCGGCTGGACATGCTGGCCGAAATCCGCATGACCGCCCTGCTGGCCAAAGCCGCCACCCTACAGGCACAGACCGTGCCTGCCCACCAGGCGCTGGCCATGGCTACGCTCCATGGCGCAAAAGCGCTGGGGCTGGATCACCTGATTGGCTCGCTGCTGCCCGGCAAGGCAGCTGACCTTTGCGCCATCCGTCTCGATGACCTGGAAACCGCCCCTTGCTTCGACCCGATCTCACACCTGGTCTATGCCGCTGGGCGAGAGCATGTCACCGACGTGTGGGTGGCAGGCAGACGACTGCTACAAAACCGCGAGCTGACCACACTGAATGCTGCACAACTGGTTGCTCGCGCCCGCGCCTGGCGTGATAAAGTGCGCAGCTGA
- the ubiG gene encoding bifunctional 2-polyprenyl-6-hydroxyphenol methylase/3-demethylubiquinol 3-O-methyltransferase UbiG yields the protein MTDTRTPNVDDAEIAKFSELAHKWWDKESEFKPLHQINPLRLGYIQEFSPLSGHQVIDVGCGGGILSEALSEQGATVTGIDLAEKSLKVAKLHLLESGNQVEYRCIAAEDMATQHPAQFDVVTCMELLEHVPSPDSVVQACAQLAKPGGWVFFSTISRNPKAYLQAILGAEYLLGLLPRGTHEYARFLKPSELSRMARHAGLEVVDVRGMGYNLLDQTYHLSNQTDVNYMMACRKANP from the coding sequence ATGACCGATACCCGTACCCCAAACGTCGATGACGCTGAAATCGCCAAATTCAGCGAACTGGCCCACAAATGGTGGGACAAAGAAAGTGAATTCAAACCCCTACACCAAATCAACCCGCTCCGCCTCGGCTATATACAGGAATTCAGTCCGTTGTCGGGGCATCAGGTCATCGATGTCGGCTGCGGTGGTGGCATCTTGTCCGAAGCCCTGTCTGAACAAGGCGCTACGGTCACCGGCATCGATCTGGCCGAGAAATCATTGAAAGTCGCCAAGCTGCATCTGCTGGAATCCGGCAATCAAGTCGAGTACCGCTGCATCGCCGCCGAAGACATGGCCACCCAACACCCCGCTCAATTTGACGTGGTGACCTGCATGGAGCTGCTGGAGCACGTCCCCAGCCCTGACAGCGTCGTCCAAGCTTGCGCTCAACTGGCCAAACCTGGTGGCTGGGTGTTCTTCTCCACCATCAGCCGCAACCCCAAAGCCTATCTGCAAGCCATTTTGGGCGCGGAGTACCTGCTGGGCCTGCTACCGCGTGGCACACACGAGTACGCCCGCTTCCTGAAGCCCTCCGAACTGTCACGCATGGCACGCCACGCAGGGCTGGAAGTCGTTGATGTACGCGGCATGGGATATAACCTGCTCGATCAGACCTACCACCTCAGCAACCAGACCGATGTCAACTACATGATGGCATGTCGAAAGGCCAATCCATGA
- the gph gene encoding phosphoglycolate phosphatase (PGP is an essential enzyme in the glycolate salvage pathway in higher organisms (photorespiration in plants). Phosphoglycolate results from the oxidase activity of RubisCO in the Calvin cycle when concentrations of carbon dioxide are low relative to oxygen. This enzyme is a member of the Haloacid Dehalogenase (HAD) superfamily of aspartate-nucleophile hydrolase enzymes (PF00702).), with product MIQAVLFDLDGTLADTAADLGAALNRLLAEEGMPPVAYDKIRPIASHGARGLIELGFGVQKHDPAFEDYRRRFLDHYETSFADLTTLFDGVNPLLEGLAARGLKWGIVTNKPMRFTDRLVPALPWAIPPGVVVSGDTVGVPKPDPAPMLHAANTLGVPPETCLYLGDAERDVAAARAAGMRAIIASYGYIADTDQPDTWGADGFIDHPEELLQHV from the coding sequence ATGATCCAGGCGGTCTTGTTCGATCTCGACGGCACACTGGCCGACACCGCTGCCGACCTGGGCGCGGCGCTCAACCGCTTGCTGGCCGAAGAAGGCATGCCGCCGGTTGCCTATGACAAAATCCGCCCGATCGCCTCACATGGCGCACGGGGTCTGATCGAGCTGGGCTTCGGCGTCCAGAAACATGACCCCGCCTTCGAAGACTACCGCCGCCGCTTCCTGGATCACTACGAAACCAGCTTTGCCGACCTGACCACCTTGTTCGACGGCGTCAATCCCCTGCTCGAAGGCCTGGCCGCCCGAGGCTTGAAATGGGGCATCGTCACCAACAAACCCATGCGCTTCACCGACCGCCTGGTGCCAGCACTTCCATGGGCCATCCCTCCGGGTGTGGTGGTCAGCGGCGATACCGTTGGCGTACCCAAGCCAGACCCAGCCCCGATGCTGCATGCAGCAAACACACTGGGCGTGCCGCCCGAAACCTGCCTCTATCTGGGAGATGCCGAGCGCGATGTGGCAGCCGCTCGCGCCGCAGGCATGCGCGCCATCATCGCCAGCTATGGCTACATCGCGGACACCGACCAACCCGACACCTGGGGAGCCGATGGCTTCATCGACCACCCGGAAGAATTACTGCAACACGTTTAA
- a CDS encoding GGDEF domain-containing protein, with protein sequence MSGIDTDQLFKRKAFMLAQTYFIKDNQRELLLHAHKYDFDILFFDQMVDFLQACAVSSNDDLFVVDLDSLYSLQKDRDNKTMFLSELLRQLPQCHRYVYLQTSRQGGRFLLQRTLVECNCLAYAEKPISNESLVEKLFNLFTQRRAPDASLIVALGRGFPFNRDLLNTARIELLEYQDVDSFNQAVKQRKPDIAIISEVMFTKMPAVQQVIRLNMETDPSLEIILHQTKMDAGAATRAIEMGFDDLLIEQQDPNITTRQLTNRIAKIRINKDLINKDRATGLLNKIGFKRKAQDVIHLADQRDNLALGLCVIDIDKFKTINDTWGHYFGDIVIKRLSLLLGAFMGPNDLLSRFGGEEFVMLFWDIQRTPLIQKLNQMREAFHQLPFEVEPGDIRHFSFSGGVAFFPELKSESDLFLLADEKLYDAKQGGRNQICS encoded by the coding sequence ATGAGCGGTATCGATACCGACCAACTGTTCAAGCGCAAAGCATTCATGCTGGCGCAGACCTATTTCATCAAAGACAACCAGCGCGAGCTGCTTTTGCACGCGCACAAATACGATTTCGACATCCTGTTCTTTGACCAGATGGTCGATTTCCTGCAAGCCTGCGCCGTATCGTCCAACGACGACCTGTTCGTGGTCGATCTCGACTCGCTCTACAGCCTGCAGAAAGACCGGGACAACAAAACCATGTTCCTGTCCGAGCTGCTGCGCCAATTGCCACAGTGCCACCGGTATGTCTATCTGCAGACATCCAGGCAAGGCGGACGCTTCCTGCTGCAACGCACCCTCGTCGAATGCAACTGCCTGGCCTACGCAGAAAAACCCATCTCCAATGAAAGCCTGGTCGAGAAACTCTTCAACCTGTTCACCCAACGCCGCGCTCCTGATGCCAGCCTCATCGTTGCCCTGGGTCGTGGCTTCCCATTCAATCGCGACCTGCTGAACACCGCCCGCATTGAATTACTGGAATATCAAGACGTTGACAGCTTCAACCAAGCCGTCAAACAACGTAAACCCGACATCGCCATCATCAGCGAAGTCATGTTCACCAAAATGCCCGCCGTGCAACAGGTCATCCGACTGAACATGGAAACCGACCCCAGCCTGGAAATCATCCTCCACCAGACCAAAATGGACGCTGGCGCCGCCACCCGCGCCATCGAGATGGGTTTTGATGACCTGCTGATCGAGCAACAAGACCCAAACATCACCACCCGGCAGCTCACCAACCGCATCGCCAAAATCCGCATCAACAAAGACCTGATCAACAAAGACCGCGCCACCGGCCTACTGAACAAAATCGGTTTCAAACGCAAAGCACAAGACGTCATCCACCTGGCCGACCAGCGCGACAACCTGGCCCTGGGCCTGTGCGTGATCGATATCGACAAATTCAAAACCATCAACGACACCTGGGGCCACTACTTTGGCGACATCGTCATCAAACGCCTGAGCCTGCTGCTAGGCGCCTTTATGGGCCCAAATGACCTGCTGAGCCGTTTTGGCGGCGAAGAATTCGTCATGCTGTTCTGGGACATCCAGCGTACCCCGCTGATCCAGAAACTCAACCAGATGCGCGAAGCCTTCCACCAGCTGCCATTCGAAGTCGAGCCCGGCGACATCCGCCACTTCTCATTCAGCGGCGGCGTTGCCTTCTTCCCTGAATTGAAAAGCGAAAGCGACCTTTTCCTACTGGCCGACGAAAAGCTCTACGACGCCAAACAAGGTGGCCGCAATCAAATCTGTAGCTGA
- a CDS encoding LacI family transcriptional regulator, whose product MSKKHRGHSKGDPVTYQTPLPAGGVQMETFLPWTLVRRGLKKQVITPFDAPQEFLDEARRERQVREMAQDTPLMRALGLAHHWQRLLDEGRFSSMSEIAAAEGIDLGQASKMSRLAQLAPDLIEGIALGRLEVGVSQLLRGRLSASWLAQREALTASFR is encoded by the coding sequence GTGAGCAAGAAGCATCGCGGCCACTCCAAGGGCGACCCAGTGACTTACCAGACGCCGCTGCCCGCTGGCGGCGTGCAGATGGAGACCTTCCTGCCCTGGACGCTGGTGCGCCGGGGTTTGAAGAAGCAGGTCATCACGCCGTTCGACGCACCGCAGGAATTCCTGGACGAGGCCCGCCGTGAGCGGCAGGTGCGCGAGATGGCGCAGGACACCCCCTTGATGCGGGCACTCGGCCTCGCGCACCACTGGCAGCGTCTGCTGGACGAAGGACGGTTCAGTTCGATGAGCGAGATCGCGGCGGCCGAAGGCATCGACCTCGGCCAAGCCAGCAAGATGAGCCGACTGGCGCAACTGGCCCCCGACCTGATCGAAGGGATCGCCCTTGGACGCCTCGAGGTGGGCGTCAGCCAGTTGCTGCGCGGTAGGTTGTCAGCGTCCTGGCTGGCGCAACGTGAGGCGCTGACGGCAAGCTTCCGCTGA
- a CDS encoding site-specific recombinase resolvase gives MDESMETFVPLTFRRRGVQRVATDVRSVHDVTLIDGLSRTFYWQHLLDTGAMQSGAAIARAEKLHHSVVNELLRLTLLAPDIIERFMAGKQPRRLTLMWFQRNRLMVDWQAQRQLMASFEEDV, from the coding sequence ATGGACGAGTCGATGGAAACCTTTGTGCCACTGACGTTTCGCCGCCGGGGCGTCCAGCGGGTGGCCACAGACGTGCGCAGCGTCCACGACGTCACGCTGATCGACGGGCTGTCCCGCACCTTCTACTGGCAACACCTGTTGGACACCGGGGCAATGCAAAGCGGTGCCGCCATCGCCCGCGCCGAGAAACTGCACCACTCGGTGGTCAACGAACTGCTGCGCCTGACCCTGCTGGCTCCCGACATCATCGAGCGGTTCATGGCTGGCAAGCAGCCACGGCGGTTGACGCTGATGTGGTTTCAGCGAAACCGCCTGATGGTCGACTGGCAGGCCCAGCGCCAGCTCATGGCCAGTTTTGAGGAGGATGTGTGA
- a CDS encoding recombinase family protein, with amino-acid sequence MSDATQIASPKARKRCAVYCRVSSDERLDQEFNSIDAQKEAGHAYVASQRAEGWIPVADDYDDPGFSGGNTDRPGLKRLMVDIERGQIDIVVVYKIDRLTRSLADFSKMVEVFERHGVSFVSVTQQFNTTTSMGRLMLNVLLSFAQFEREVTGERIRDKIAASKRKGMWMGGVPPLGYDVENRLLVINETEAAVVRRIFEEMLTIGSPTQIAANLTLDGITTKAWTTQDGQTRAGTRIDKKYLHKLLRNRIYLGELSHKGSWYPGVHQAIIDPGLWGRVHEVLAKDGHTRSVETKIRSRTDALLRGLLHAPSGERMYPTYSRKNGRKYHYYVSKSEARFGAPGKSYERLLAPEIEGAVVAQIRTVLTSPETVASVVRHIQRNGAQIDEATTAMAMGRLNNVWDQLFPVERHRIANLMIDRIDLVHAGEVQGIKVKWREVGWNALIEEFAPDSIGAELLEVEA; translated from the coding sequence ATGAGCGATGCCACCCAGATCGCTTCACCCAAAGCGCGCAAACGCTGCGCGGTCTACTGCCGGGTGTCGTCGGACGAGCGCCTTGACCAGGAATTCAACTCCATCGACGCGCAGAAGGAGGCTGGCCACGCCTACGTCGCCAGCCAGCGCGCCGAGGGCTGGATTCCGGTGGCGGACGACTACGACGACCCCGGCTTCTCCGGCGGCAACACGGATCGGCCTGGGCTGAAACGCCTGATGGTGGACATCGAGCGCGGCCAGATCGACATCGTGGTGGTCTACAAGATCGACCGCCTCACGCGCAGCCTTGCCGACTTCTCCAAGATGGTCGAAGTGTTCGAGCGCCACGGCGTGTCCTTCGTATCGGTGACGCAGCAGTTCAACACCACCACATCGATGGGCCGGCTGATGCTCAACGTGCTGCTGTCCTTCGCCCAGTTCGAGCGCGAGGTCACCGGCGAGCGCATCCGCGACAAGATCGCCGCCAGCAAGCGCAAAGGGATGTGGATGGGTGGCGTGCCGCCGCTCGGCTACGACGTCGAGAACCGCCTGCTGGTCATCAACGAAACCGAGGCGGCGGTGGTGCGGCGCATCTTCGAGGAAATGCTCACCATCGGCTCGCCCACCCAGATTGCCGCCAACCTGACGCTGGATGGCATCACCACCAAGGCATGGACGACACAGGATGGCCAGACGCGGGCGGGCACGCGCATCGACAAGAAGTACCTGCACAAGCTGCTGCGCAACCGGATCTACCTCGGGGAGTTGTCGCACAAGGGCAGTTGGTACCCGGGCGTGCATCAAGCCATCATCGATCCAGGGCTGTGGGGGCGAGTTCACGAGGTGCTGGCCAAGGACGGCCACACCCGGTCGGTGGAAACCAAGATCAGGTCGCGCACCGACGCCTTACTACGCGGCCTGCTGCACGCGCCCTCGGGCGAGCGGATGTACCCGACCTACTCGCGCAAGAACGGGCGCAAGTACCACTACTACGTGTCCAAGTCGGAGGCAAGGTTCGGTGCGCCAGGCAAGAGCTACGAGCGCCTGCTCGCGCCGGAAATCGAGGGGGCGGTGGTGGCCCAGATCCGCACGGTACTGACCAGCCCGGAGACCGTGGCGTCGGTGGTGCGGCACATCCAGCGCAACGGGGCCCAGATCGACGAGGCCACCACCGCGATGGCGATGGGACGGCTGAACAACGTGTGGGATCAACTGTTCCCAGTCGAGCGCCACCGCATCGCCAACCTGATGATCGACCGCATCGACCTCGTCCACGCAGGCGAGGTGCAAGGGATCAAGGTGAAGTGGCGTGAAGTGGGTTGGAACGCGCTGATCGAGGAGTTCGCCCCGGACAGCATTGGGGCCGAACTGCTGGAGGTCGAAGCCTGA
- a CDS encoding DUF2924 domain-containing protein — MNEKQASVAARIAELSSLPITELWPVWDRYFSSRPINPNRVFIESRIAYKMQEEAFGGLAHNTRQRLEAIGAKHSKIKLRARPRDINFAPGTVLLREWGDREHKVAVTADGLFEYEGSTFKSLTAVARQITGTHWSGPLFFGLTGKAGAQ; from the coding sequence ATGAACGAGAAACAAGCATCCGTCGCCGCACGGATCGCGGAGCTGTCAAGCCTGCCCATCACTGAGCTGTGGCCAGTGTGGGATCGGTACTTCAGCAGCCGCCCCATCAACCCCAACCGCGTCTTCATCGAGTCGCGCATCGCCTACAAGATGCAGGAGGAGGCCTTTGGCGGTCTGGCGCACAACACCCGCCAGCGCCTGGAGGCCATCGGAGCCAAGCATTCCAAGATCAAGCTGCGGGCCCGTCCGCGCGACATCAACTTCGCGCCCGGCACCGTGCTGCTGCGCGAGTGGGGCGACCGTGAGCACAAGGTGGCGGTCACCGCCGACGGCCTGTTCGAGTACGAGGGCAGCACCTTCAAGAGCCTGACCGCCGTGGCCCGGCAGATCACCGGCACGCACTGGTCGGGGCCGCTGTTCTTTGGCCTGACAGGCAAGGCAGGTGCGCAATGA
- a CDS encoding PIN domain-containing protein — MSSHFTVVYDACVLYPAPLRDLLMHLALSDLYRARWSDMIHDEWTRNVLANRPDLTQDQLNRTRQLMNAHVRDSLVTGFEYLIPSISLPDPDDRHVAAAAIHSGASLIVTFNLKDFPADALKSYNLEAQHPDDFIVDLLDLHPAGVLEAAASHRRSLKNPPKSADEYLDTLLAQGLTQSVAVMRQWTVAM; from the coding sequence ATGAGTTCGCACTTCACCGTCGTCTATGACGCCTGCGTGCTCTATCCGGCACCGCTGCGCGACCTGCTGATGCATCTGGCGCTGTCGGATCTGTACCGGGCGCGCTGGAGCGACATGATCCACGACGAGTGGACGCGCAATGTCCTGGCCAATCGGCCCGACCTGACCCAAGACCAGTTGAACCGGACACGCCAACTGATGAACGCCCACGTCCGGGACAGTCTGGTCACCGGGTTCGAGTACCTGATTCCATCAATCAGCCTGCCCGATCCGGATGACCGCCATGTGGCGGCGGCCGCCATCCACTCCGGTGCCAGCCTGATAGTGACATTCAATCTCAAGGACTTCCCGGCCGACGCGCTCAAGTCCTACAACCTCGAGGCCCAGCATCCGGACGACTTCATCGTCGATCTGCTGGATCTGCATCCCGCAGGCGTACTGGAGGCCGCAGCCAGTCATCGGCGCTCACTTAAGAACCCGCCCAAATCGGCGGACGAATACCTCGACACCCTGCTGGCGCAGGGTTTGACTCAATCGGTGGCGGTCATGCGCCAATGGACTGTGGCCATGTGA
- a CDS encoding excisionase family DNA-binding protein, which produces MNAPAIPKTLPSAEDIALARESGRALSTVLQTRAETQQIDFHDDKGAVRAVRIPTSALRLLLDVLTEIGQGNAVSIIPIHAELTTQEAADVLNVSRPFLVQLLEKGDMPFHKIGTHRRVRYQDVIAYKKRIDAERRKALDELAAQAQELGMGY; this is translated from the coding sequence GTGAACGCTCCCGCTATCCCCAAAACACTACCCTCCGCAGAGGACATCGCACTCGCCCGGGAATCGGGCCGCGCGCTGTCGACCGTGCTCCAGACTCGTGCCGAAACCCAGCAGATCGACTTCCATGACGACAAGGGGGCTGTACGCGCCGTGCGCATCCCGACGTCGGCGCTTCGCCTGCTGCTGGATGTGCTGACCGAAATCGGCCAGGGCAACGCCGTGTCGATCATCCCGATCCATGCCGAGTTGACGACCCAGGAGGCCGCCGACGTTCTCAACGTCTCGCGCCCCTTCCTTGTCCAGCTGCTGGAGAAAGGCGACATGCCGTTCCACAAGATCGGCACGCATCGCCGCGTGCGCTACCAGGATGTGATCGCCTACAAGAAGCGCATTGATGCCGAGCGTCGCAAGGCTCTGGATGAGCTGGCTGCGCAGGCCCAGGAACTCGGCATGGGGTACTGA
- a CDS encoding helix-turn-helix transcriptional regulator — protein MQNHASSVQPSRNLTRPIPDGVTRIALDENELATRWGLSVKTLRRWRQEQLGPFFCKLGARVTYLITEIEAFERRVSRYSTFARAYQ, from the coding sequence ATGCAAAACCATGCCTCATCTGTTCAACCCAGCCGGAATCTGACCCGGCCCATCCCGGACGGTGTCACCCGCATCGCCCTCGACGAGAACGAGCTCGCCACACGCTGGGGGCTCTCCGTCAAAACCCTGCGCCGCTGGCGGCAGGAACAGCTCGGCCCTTTCTTCTGCAAGCTCGGGGCGCGCGTCACGTACCTGATCACCGAAATCGAAGCCTTCGAGCGCCGCGTCTCGCGCTACTCGACCTTCGCTCGGGCATACCAGTGA
- a CDS encoding DUF6127 family protein: MNAPTVTEGMVTMPKDEFEELLERVAERGARHALADVGLDGEDAASDIRELRGLLEAFNTAKHTAWQTVVKVVTTGFLLALVAGAVVKLKVFGGSQ; encoded by the coding sequence ATGAACGCACCGACTGTGACCGAGGGCATGGTGACCATGCCCAAGGACGAATTCGAAGAACTGCTGGAGCGCGTCGCCGAACGCGGCGCTCGCCACGCGCTGGCTGACGTGGGCCTCGATGGCGAAGACGCTGCCAGCGACATCCGCGAGCTGCGGGGCCTGTTGGAGGCCTTCAACACGGCCAAGCACACCGCGTGGCAGACGGTGGTCAAGGTGGTCACCACCGGCTTCCTGCTGGCGCTGGTCGCAGGCGCAGTCGTCAAGCTCAAGGTGTTCGGAGGTAGCCAATGA
- a CDS encoding glycoside hydrolase family protein: MSEVPKTAIELAKRFEGFHRVPKADPGRAHPYICPAGYWTVGYGHLCESTHPPITESEAEVYLARDLQTALAATLRYCPVLVAEPEGRLSAIVDFTFNLGAGRLQTSTLRRRINQRDWEGAARELLRWVNGGGRVLPGLVARRTCEVALLR, encoded by the coding sequence GTGAGCGAAGTGCCGAAAACGGCCATCGAGCTGGCCAAGCGCTTCGAGGGGTTCCATCGCGTGCCAAAGGCCGATCCTGGACGCGCGCACCCGTACATCTGCCCCGCAGGGTACTGGACGGTTGGCTATGGCCATCTGTGCGAGTCGACGCACCCGCCGATCACGGAGAGCGAAGCCGAGGTCTATCTGGCCCGCGACCTGCAAACAGCGCTCGCCGCGACGCTGCGCTACTGCCCGGTGCTCGTCGCAGAACCCGAAGGCCGACTTTCGGCCATCGTGGACTTCACCTTCAATCTTGGCGCGGGGCGGCTGCAGACGTCGACGCTACGGCGGCGCATCAATCAGCGGGACTGGGAGGGCGCGGCACGTGAGTTGCTGCGCTGGGTCAATGGCGGGGGGAGGGTCTTGCCGGGGCTCGTGGCTCGCCGAACGTGCGAAGTGGCACTGTTGCGATAG
- a CDS encoding DUF488 family protein, with protein sequence MTVFTIGYEGLDIDAFMSLLAEHGIETVVDIRELPLSRKPGFSKKALASVLNLSGLEYVHMVALGCPKLVRDRYREDGNWKRYTDGFLKHIKTQKAAIDELAELAASSNCALLCYEADFNFCHRSMVANAVRDASGADGRAHHDGGR encoded by the coding sequence ATGACTGTTTTCACCATAGGCTACGAAGGACTGGACATCGACGCGTTCATGTCGCTGCTCGCTGAGCACGGCATCGAGACCGTCGTGGACATCCGCGAGCTGCCCCTGTCGCGCAAGCCCGGGTTTTCAAAGAAGGCGCTGGCCAGTGTCCTGAACCTTTCCGGCCTCGAGTACGTCCATATGGTCGCTCTGGGCTGCCCGAAGCTGGTGCGTGATCGCTACCGGGAAGACGGCAACTGGAAGCGCTATACCGACGGTTTCCTGAAGCACATCAAGACGCAGAAAGCGGCCATCGACGAGCTTGCGGAATTGGCTGCGTCGTCGAACTGCGCACTGCTCTGCTACGAGGCCGATTTCAATTTCTGCCACCGTTCGATGGTGGCCAACGCTGTTCGGGACGCCAGTGGTGCGGATGGTCGAGCACATCACGACGGCGGGCGCTAA